One window of the Helicoverpa zea isolate HzStark_Cry1AcR chromosome 7, ilHelZeax1.1, whole genome shotgun sequence genome contains the following:
- the LOC124631822 gene encoding uncharacterized protein LOC124631822: MDVSFNNVLEGTRQYFMGVPKQAQADGSGQPLWPSGAPLPEEGAPAQSGAPAPSSRPPSAAAAPPSVPSSTPVAVPPRPPSEPIEPEPHIIHKATVMREAAEKRREQPEIEDDEEAVGTLSPPSHIIRKPPRTLPSPAPAPAAPCPSPARPPSAAPLQPPTPAEPQLEAPTAQYRPPVHRVQTPTARQPDHYAPGRPPDPYPTSRPPESYGRYHYDSNMSEGSRNSHGPVASPQPSTHSRQSPQTYARLSGSMPQHTTSRLREVAAQSPPTQRYQMQPTQPPPPPNDRVPPIHHPQPAPPAQRHTADSRSAQMQYTTMQQRRDLSPYGRTSSHYERHPVVPQRKYDHQQAYPSYRPSPVAQPVQSHRVDTHHQVQFKHAPMDVMSSHYAPKPQERSPVPIPPHPHDAARLPPRAEFPTISRSVDTRSGYHYPAPSTSTSRYGPSAPVPIVQNTTQSRSVYHPAAAPKTSYEYVPSTPVQTSPARSTVKPGYPNQARMTVSVTSLVNQMNQTKQKQEPPAAVSQASKQKRESPLDLSVKTVKNSADSSTTQDDAIDSAAENKMIALPHRPSSSGSRHAHLPTTSYVASHKVDFAPNFTQYGGDRNAAHGYVTPSQPGHPPMRYNGSYEARRPVAEAYPVESPHSYQERSVPIRTEYVPKIDLTRSLGDQRLPENRVRDDRHFIIEERKRPAGPIASNIPEKIVRYETWTADSRIDHLNQSAREQRELMKQPVYSYSRYKQQLETYQNEQKRPAVSSVYREHHTHANRRYSNNPYHPELARETSDYHAHYHDRNPSVNSRHQVIQKIPSHRDMHTHHFDPASGIPADKRVLSILRNSLETKHTGFMEPPRQVKHVPDLIVIDDAEDSVIDITDLTKENDTELASKNVVRLNSNHITPNLHQHIQMPKAVDSLPRDSEYNNSPDPKPISPENDVASRIRTKAELKVMPPSQDTMAKTETKQTIPPENEKLKLLPRKTHLFNQIREDNLRLESVIKNEELAAAIIPEVKTEPMNIEEIEKDAEISIKTENILESLEPVGINEVNDAPFEDLDWANACDSFMEQLKSGCHKKKVHRRRIDTLENENESKVEKSQSLDPVQAGTQKTTEDILPSEAASQPATINVTPLAGEPTQSTEEVPPIVIKQEPMDEDELEPINEIETPVSQELITVEKPSNKCEKVKNDKKIEKQKDSDRPTKMRAKAKVKSEKSDQSSSSKKELKEKTPIKTLIKEELESTDDDEPLIKSKILKEKEQSDRLKYQLLKDLSEKSAYVKLECCDVDVNKNTRKSLDSTMSKDKEEKPSKGKLSRQISRSKSKLSVDTKNEKHDVNSSSDSDDDDISVARRLRMRKNTKTDENKSTTSLKTPVKSSPGKKQDSSSASNSSTPVRKPTFGDGSYFHPGWEEELYKYKRSLRMPTRLIAIPRGRSGGPFVSRSGAIFTRGSTSLPDLDPAPLSPAPSSAPSAATDDLYARRPEKLTLDSDLDSNSSYSTPNKLHYDSEASTSTVLSSKINKKKSSSIVDVLIQKCGKKEDGRKEKKSKDKDDKTPKIIPKKSNELLPTPSLGLVKNGNKGSYNVKKEKLMEDIFYLGAFRKETVTAFRNSFIKDTDGLIGATEEFAPVVLKSRTRTESRVLKQRATIKEVFGDERPASAPPTSCREDDVSEEKETKIVEIKKEPDSKPKFKPRKIVKDKLKRRSSSIRDGLRSTKSLKRNDAKGRLMRLKKRNSIMKSLNHKRTKELSANKHKNDNANQEDKDKTKVEGSSLAPPDGVNTKRRLKRLFGRRKFSSGFDYIRKKKKIIRREEPTTKIRRPAVKPSPESVHDIQKEIKGWFINKSIGETHLHRAARLGYTDCVAYCLEKLESDPSAKDNAGFTPLHVAAAKGHVRIARLLLQYGANVSAAAQGGIRPLHEACENSHVEVIRLLLAYGADPLLGTYAGQTPEELTEGPAATLLRLHIADVQGNAIEPWRFPPPTEIIDREEIGCDALSSPPPASPPPPPDSMIEIQCTEAPLPPFYSLRTPTGQPADGLWCLLQDITNLLQIKSKDSLLKQIHCGSGSPKELLREIRTQEFLERAQCHQLLGAGEKVNVRASKVALVRVTDKLRQLLKIETVLVS, encoded by the exons ATGGACGTGTCTTTTAACAATGTACTGGAAGGGACGCGCCAGTACTTTATGGGGGTACCGAAGCAAGCACAGGCGGACGGCTCGGGTCAGCCCTTATGGCCATCAGGTGCTCCACTACCAGAAGAAGGAGCTCCAGCGCAATCCGGAGCTCCTGCTCCGTCGTCACGTCCGCCTTCTGCTGCGGCCGCCCCGCCTTCCGTCCCAAGCTCGACGCCAGTCGCAGTTCCACCGCGGCCACCTTCGGAGCCTATTGAGCCCGAACCACACATCATCCATAAAGCTACCGTTATGCGAGAGGCTGCAGAGAAGCGTCGCGAGCAGCCTGAAATTGAGGATGATGAAGAAGCAGTGGGTACTCTTTCACCTCCATCGCACATAATTCGAAAGCCGCCGAGGACTCTACCGTCACCCGCACCGGCTCCTGCTGCTCCGTGCCCGTCCCCGGCACGACCGCCGTCAGCCGCTCCACTGCAGCCTCCAACGCCTGCAGAACCTCAACTGGAGGCTCCAACTGCACAGTACCGCCCGCCGGTACATCGTGTACAAACACCAACTGCCAGGCAGCCGGATCATTATGCACCTGGTAGACCACCAGATCCTTATCCTACTTCACGACCACCGGAATCATATGGGCGGTATCATTATGATTCAAACATGTCAGAAGGAAGCCGAAATTCTCATGGGCCGGTAGCATCACCTCAGCCTTCAACGCATTCGCGCCAAAGCCCACAAACTTATGCAAGGTTATCGGGGTCGATGCCGCAACACACCACATCGAGATTGCGCGAGGTGGCTGCTCAAAGTCCACCAACGCAAAGATACCAAATGCAACCAACTCAACCGCCGCCCCCACCGAACGATCGCGTTCCACCAATTCATCATCCACAGCCCGCTCCTCCTGCACAGAGACATACTGCTGACAGCAGATCTGCTCAGATGCAATATACAACTATGCAGCAGCGCCGGGATCTGTCGCCTTATGGACGAACTTCCTCACATTACGAGCGGCATCCTGTGGTACCACAAAGAAAATATGACCACCAACAGGCTTATCCGAGCTATCGGCCTTCGCCTGTTGCGCAGCCTGTTCAAAGTCACCGCGTGGATACACATCATCAAGTGCAATTTAAACACGCTCCTATGGATGTTATGAGCTCACATTACGCGCCGAAACCACAAGAGCGTTCGCCAGTGCCAATCCCACCGCACCCACATGACGCTGCTCGCTTGCCACCACGTGCAGAGTTTCCTACTATAAGTAGATCTGTAGATACTAGAAGCGGTTACCACTACCCGGCGCCTTCAACGTCGACATCTAGGTATGGACCTAGTGCACCCGTTCCAATTGTTCAAAATACAACTCAGTCAAGATCTGTTTATCATCCAGCAGCTGCACCTAAAACTAGTTATGAATATGTTCCGTCAACTCCCGTCCAAACATCCCCAGCGAGATCGACAGTAAAACCTGGCTACCCTAACCAAGCACGCATGACAGTATCTGTAACGTCACTAGTTAATCAAATGAATCAAACTAAGCAAAAGCAAGAACCACCTGCTGCAGTATCGCAAGCTAGTAAACAGAAACGAGAATCCCCGTTAGATTTATCTGtgaaaacagtaaaaaattcAGCTGACTCGTCTACAACTCAAGACGATGCAATTGATTCAGCAgcagaaaataaaatgatagcTCTACCTCATCGTCCATCATCGTCCGGTAGTCGTCACGCACATTTGCCAACTACAAGTTATGTAGCATCTCATAAAGTGGATTTCGCACCAAATTTTACTCAATACGGAGGAGACAGGAACGCTGCACACGGATATGTGACACCATCGCAACCTGGTCACCCGCCTATGCGTTACAACGGCTCATATGAAGCACGTCGGCCTGTAGCCGAAGCTTATCCTGTTGAATCTCCCCATTCTTACCAAGAACGTAGTGTTCCAATAAGAACCGAATATGTTCCTAAAATAGACCTTACAAGATCTCTTGGAGACCAACGTCTCCCTGAAAATAGAGTTCGTGATGATCGGCATTTTATAATAGAAGAGAGAAAACGACCTGCGGGTCCAATTGCAAGCAACATTCCGGAGAAGATAGTTCGATATGAAACCTGGACGGCAGACAGTCGGATAGACCACCTAAATCAGTCTGCCCGAGAACAACGCGAACTTATGAAACAGCCGGTTTACAGCTATAGCAGATATAAGCAGCAGTTAGAAACTTATCAAAATGAACAAAAACGACCTGCTGTTTCTAGCGTTTATCGGGAACATCATACTCATGCAAATCGCAGATACTCAAATAATCCATATCATCCTGAATTAGCTCGTGAAACGAGCGATTATCATGCTCACTATCATGACAGAAATCCGTCTGTCAATAGCCGTCACCAAGTTATACAAAAAATTCCGAGCCATAGAGATATGCATACGCATCATTTTGATCCTGCTAGTGGAATTCCTGCTGATAAAAGAGTACTCAGTATACTAAGAAACAGTTTAGAAACGAAACATACCGGGTTCATGGAACCACCAAGACAAGTCAAACACGTCCCAGACCTAATCGTCATAGACGATGCCGAAGATTCTGTAATAGACATCACAGATCTTACTAAGGAGAATGATACAGAATTGGCATCTAAAAATGTTGTTAGACTTAATTCAAATCACATTACTCCCAATTTACATCAACATATCCAAATGCCTAAAGCTGTTGATTCGTTACCTCGTGACTCAGAATATAACAATAGCCCCGATCCAAAACCTATCTCACCTGAAAACGATGTTGCATCCAGAATAAGAACAAAGGCAGAGTTAAAAGTTATGCCTCCTTCACAAGATACCATGGCGAAAACTGAGACAAAGCAAACCATACCACCTGAAaatgaaaagttaaaattacttCCCAGAAAAACACACTTGTTTAATCAAATAAGGGAAGACAATTTGAGGTTAGAATCTGTAATAAAAAATGAGGAGTTGGCTGCAGCTATCATTCCAGAAGTTAAAACAGAGCCAATgaacattgaagaaattgaaaaagaCGCTGAGATTTCTATAAAGACGGAAAATATTCTAGAAAGCTTAGAGCCCGTAGGTATTAATGAAGTAAATGATGCTCCTTTTGAAGATTTGGATTGGGCAAATGCGTGTGATAGTTTTATGGAACAGCTTAAGTCGGGATGTCATAAGAAGAAAGTACATAGAAGACGAATTGATACCCTTGAGAACGAAAATGAAAGCAAAGTTGAGAAATCTCAAAGTTTAGACCCAGTTCAGGCGGGCACTCAAAAAACAACAGAAGATATATTACCTTCAGAGGCAGCGTCTCAACCAGCTACTATAAATGTTACACCACTTGCAGGTGAACCTACACAAAGTACAGAAGAGGTACCACCCATAGTCATTAAGCAAGAGCCTATGGATGAAGATGAACTTGAACCTATTAATGAAATTGAAACGCCTGTTTCACAAGAATTAATTACCGTCGAGAAGCCGTCCAACAAATGTGAAaaggttaaaaatgacaaaaagaTTGAAAAGCAAAAAGATTCTGATCGGCCTACCAAAATGAGAGCCAAAGCGAaggttaaaagtgaaaaatccGATCAATCGTCTTCATCCAAGAAAGAATTGAAAGAAAAGACACCTATAAAAACTTTGATCAAAGAAGAATTAGAATCGACGGATGACGATGAGCCGCTCATTAAAAGCAAGATTCTAAAAGAAAAGGAACAAAGTGATCGTCTGAAGTATCAGCTATTAAAGGATTTATCCGAGAAATCTGCGTACGTTAAACTCGAGTGTTGTGATgtagatgtaaataaaaatactagaaaatCACTGGATTCTACAATGTCAAAGGATAAAGAAGAAAAGCCAAGTAAGGGTAAACTATCGAGGCAAATATCAAGATCTAAGAGCAAACTTTCCGTAGACACTAAAAACGAGAAACATGATGTTAATTCAAGTTCTGATAGTGACGATGATGATATTAGTGTAGCAAGAAGACTCCGTATgcgtaaaaatacaaaaacagacGAAAATAAAAGCACAACTAGTTTGAAAACTCCGGTGAAATCATCCCCTGGAAAGAAACAAGATAGCAGCAGCGCAAGTAACAGTTCTACGCCTGTGCGCAAACCAACATTTGGTGACGGATCATACTTTCATCCAGGTTGGGAAGAAGAATTGTATAAATACAAACGTTCTCTTCGTATGCCTACACGACTTATTGCCATACCACGAGGGCGCTCTGGTGGACCATTTGTCAGCAGGTCGGGTGCTATTTTTACTCGAGGTTCGACATCTCTACCTGACTTGGACCCTGCACCTCTTTCTCCAGCCCCGTCTTCGGCACCGTCGGCTGCTACAGATGATTTATACGCACGTCGCCCTGAAAAACTAACCCTTGACAGTGATTTGGATTCGAATTCTAGTTATTCTACACCAAATAAGTTGCATTATGATTCGGAAGCATCGACATCAACGGTATTGTCGTCTAAAATTAATAAGAAGAAAAGCAGTTCCATTGTTGATGTTCTGATTCAAAAGTGTGGCAAGAAAGAAGACGgccgaaaagaaaaaaaaagtaaagataAAGACGATAAAACTCCTAAGATCATACCAAAAAAATCGAATGAGTTGCTGCCGACACCCAGCTTAGGTCTTGTAAAAAACGGCAATAAAGGCAGTTACAATGTTAAGAAAGAAAAATTGAtggaagatattttttatttaggtgcATTTAGGAAAGAAACTGTAACTGCGTTCAGGAATTCATTTATTAAAGACACAGATGGTCTCATTGGTGCTACTGAAGAATTCGCACCAGTTGTTCTGAAATCGAGGACAAGAACAGAAAGTCGAGTGCTCAAACAAAGAGCAACAATCAAAGAGGTATTTGGTGACGAAAGACCGGCCTCTGCGCCTCCTACCTCTTGTCGAGAGGACGATGTAAGCGAAGAAAAGGAAACTAAAattgtagaaataaaaaaagaaccAGATTCAAAACCCAAATTTAAGCCTAGAAAAATCGTAAAAGACAAACTTAAAAGAAGGTCAAGTTCAATAAGAGACGGACTTAGAAGCACTAAATCTTTGAAAAGAAATGACGCTAAGGGCAGGTTAATGCgtttaaaaaaaaggaatagCATTATGAAATCGCTTAACCACAAAAGAACGAAAGAACTGTCGgctaataaacataaaaatgatAATGCCAATCAAGAAGATAAAGACAAAACTAAAGTAGAAGGGAGTTCATTAGCTCCTCCTGATGGTGTAAATACAAAAAGGCGGCTTAAACGTCTTTTTGGGAGAAGAAAATTTAGCTCTGGATTTGATTATATtaggaaaaagaagaaaataatacgTAGAGAGGAACCTACCACTAAGATTCGTAGGCCAGCCGTGAAGCCTAGTCCAGAATCAGTTCACGATATACAGAAAGAAATCAAGGGCTGGTTCATCAACAAAAGTATTGGAGAAACGCATCTCCACAGAGCTGCCAGATTAGGATACACG GACTGCGTGGCTTATTGCTTGGAGAAGTTGGAATCGGACCCCTCGGCGAAAGACAATGCTGGATTTACGCCCCTACACGTGGCAGCCGCTAAGGGTCATGTCAGAATAGCAAGACTACTGCTGCAGTACGGCGCAAACGTGTCTGCTGCCGCTCAAGGAGGAATAAG ACCTTTACATGAAGCATGTGAAAATAGTCACGTGGAAGTTATACGTCTGCTTCTTGCGTACGGCGCGGATCCATTGCTCGGTACATACGCGGGCCAGACTCCAGAAGAACTGACAGAAGGACCCGCTGCAACTCTGCTGAGACTACACATCGCCGACGTGCAGGGAAATGCTATTGAACCCTGGCGATTTCCACCACCTACTGAAATTATAG ATCGCGAGGAGATAGGGTGCGATGCCCTATCCTCACCGCCCCCGGCGTCACCTCCCCCTCCTCCGGACTCCATGATCGAGATCCAGTGCACCGAGGCTCCGCTGCCGCCCTTTTACAGCCTTCGGACCCCCACTGGTCAACCGGCGGACGGCCTGTGGTGTTTGCTGCAGGATATCACCAATTTACTACAG ATCAAATCAAAAGACAGTCTGCTGAAGCAAATCCACTGTGGGTCCGGATCACCCAAGGAATTACTTCGCGAAATCCGTACGCAAGAGTTTCTGGAGCGAGCGCAGTGTCACCAGCTGCTTGGCGCCGGAGAGAAAGTCAACGTGCGCGCTTCTAAAGTGGCGCTTGTTAGAGTTACTGACAAACTGAGGCAACTGCTAAAGATTGAAACCGTACTTGTTAGCTGA